A part of Thermococcus sp. JdF3 genomic DNA contains:
- a CDS encoding radical SAM protein, giving the protein MTRVVFTLDETLTSTYHDVPLLDFLGCAPYDKLPRWVFRVMDTQLPDEDGILIQAPYGLRKVEAALLRNGFGRDEVVVAHPRKVERFIGEDTTIVSLYEMDPLGLGPVSMMFTNGGQWRNYTRVKFRELVERINAVREKKNLDFKLVVGGPGAWQLDLRKDEREMLRIDHVVMGEADHVAGRLFREIEAGSADETIVIRGWPRVEEIPTIVAPSYKGLVEIMRGCGRGCRFCEPNLRVARFIPLEKIEMEIWLNVRAGIDHAWLHSEDIFLYMVEDRRNFYPNVDAVVELFETARKYTRNVNPTHGTVAAALAAPDMIEAISGIVDAGPNHWVGIQVGFETAAPELIGRYMNNKMKPFSPEEWPWVLLNGTYVFNRNYWFPAYTTILGLPGDTDEYEIETARLIVTMERELEEKLGERAHFTVTPLAFVPMGLLRGEEFYRIEDMITYGQFLHLYYAWKHLAKEVIRGLPQVLKGNPFLIPFYPLARLGVRVVLRQIEKWGRKKGYEVRPLEPLDLHIDVEEHRWYSRPSLVEAY; this is encoded by the coding sequence ATGACCAGGGTTGTTTTCACGTTGGATGAGACCCTGACGAGCACGTACCACGACGTCCCCCTGCTGGACTTCCTCGGCTGTGCGCCCTACGACAAACTCCCCAGGTGGGTCTTCCGGGTAATGGACACCCAGCTCCCGGACGAAGACGGCATCTTAATCCAAGCGCCCTACGGCCTCCGGAAGGTCGAGGCGGCGCTCCTCAGGAATGGCTTCGGGAGGGACGAGGTAGTCGTGGCGCACCCAAGGAAGGTAGAGAGGTTCATAGGTGAGGACACGACGATAGTTTCCCTCTACGAGATGGACCCCCTCGGCCTCGGTCCTGTAAGCATGATGTTCACCAACGGCGGCCAGTGGAGGAACTACACCCGCGTTAAGTTCAGGGAACTCGTCGAGAGGATAAACGCGGTAAGGGAAAAGAAGAACCTGGACTTCAAGCTCGTTGTCGGCGGCCCTGGAGCGTGGCAGCTCGACCTCAGGAAGGACGAGAGGGAAATGCTGAGGATAGACCACGTCGTCATGGGGGAGGCCGACCACGTTGCTGGAAGGCTCTTCAGGGAGATAGAGGCCGGAAGCGCCGACGAGACGATAGTAATCAGGGGCTGGCCGAGGGTGGAGGAGATACCCACCATCGTGGCCCCCTCCTACAAGGGGCTCGTGGAGATCATGCGGGGCTGTGGGCGGGGCTGCCGCTTCTGCGAGCCCAACCTGAGGGTTGCGCGCTTCATACCCCTCGAGAAAATCGAGATGGAGATATGGCTCAACGTTAGGGCCGGGATAGACCACGCCTGGCTGCACAGCGAGGACATCTTCCTGTACATGGTCGAGGACAGGAGGAACTTCTACCCCAACGTAGATGCCGTGGTTGAGCTCTTTGAGACCGCAAGGAAGTACACAAGAAACGTGAACCCTACCCACGGAACCGTTGCGGCAGCGCTAGCTGCGCCGGATATGATAGAGGCCATCTCGGGCATCGTTGACGCCGGCCCGAACCACTGGGTCGGCATACAGGTCGGCTTCGAAACCGCCGCCCCGGAGCTCATCGGCAGGTACATGAACAACAAGATGAAGCCGTTCTCCCCCGAGGAATGGCCCTGGGTTCTGCTCAACGGAACCTACGTCTTCAACAGGAACTACTGGTTCCCTGCATACACGACGATACTCGGTCTGCCCGGCGACACGGACGAGTACGAGATAGAAACGGCCCGGCTGATTGTCACGATGGAGAGGGAACTCGAGGAGAAGCTCGGCGAAAGGGCACACTTCACAGTGACTCCCCTTGCATTCGTGCCCATGGGCCTTCTGAGGGGTGAGGAGTTCTACCGCATTGAGGACATGATAACCTACGGGCAGTTCCTCCACCTCTATTATGCCTGGAAGCACCTGGCGAAGGAGGTCATCAGGGGCCTACCCCAAGTCCTGAAGGGAAATCCGTTCCTCATACCCTTCTACCCGCTGGCCCGCCTCGGGGTGAGGGTCGTGCTGAGGCAGATAGAGAAGTGGGGGAGGAAGAAGGGCTACGAGGTCAGGCCGCTTGAACCCCTCGATTTGCACATCGATGTCGAGGAGCACAGGTGGTACAGCCGGCCGAGTCTGGTGGAGGCTTACTGA
- a CDS encoding ABC transporter permease, with protein MGRVKEQLKWELEDPYVALIFVFSFILLAVTFYTNLFSINANVMPMGLEMARGQAAAGTAMLFPGLSDKSSAIFAITGVLLASLTIRYDRDTRVAKSVYSLPIRNYEAILAKFITVFTVLFLSAFSAAFVAYIYAYGDSPGMIKEGMLGQRYLLTHLMYWLEASLYVSALSSLIALLSPGTFASILGGITVMYIPEILDWDFLPPRILNDGLVKAHAVFWDPGEKLSVFFNTTFYAGLLLPLVVLSLTLVLSEWRDVS; from the coding sequence ATGGGACGCGTCAAAGAACAGCTGAAGTGGGAATTGGAGGACCCCTACGTGGCCCTCATATTTGTTTTCAGCTTCATCCTGCTCGCGGTGACGTTCTACACCAATCTTTTCAGCATTAACGCGAACGTGATGCCCATGGGGCTGGAGATGGCCAGGGGGCAGGCGGCCGCGGGGACGGCCATGCTTTTTCCTGGACTCTCCGATAAGTCCTCCGCAATCTTCGCCATTACCGGCGTTCTCCTTGCATCCCTTACCATCCGCTACGACAGGGACACGAGGGTTGCAAAGAGCGTTTACTCCCTTCCCATCAGGAACTACGAGGCTATCCTGGCAAAGTTCATTACGGTCTTCACCGTCCTTTTCCTCTCAGCCTTCAGTGCGGCTTTTGTTGCCTACATCTACGCCTACGGAGACAGCCCCGGCATGATTAAGGAGGGAATGCTCGGTCAGCGATATCTGCTTACACACCTCATGTACTGGCTTGAAGCATCCCTGTACGTGTCGGCCCTGTCGTCCCTAATAGCTCTCCTGAGCCCCGGCACGTTCGCGTCGATCCTGGGGGGAATTACCGTAATGTACATCCCGGAGATTCTTGACTGGGACTTCCTGCCCCCAAGGATTTTGAACGACGGACTCGTAAAGGCGCACGCCGTGTTCTGGGATCCCGGAGAGAAGCTGAGCGTTTTCTTCAACACGACGTTCTACGCCGGCCTGCTGCTCCCGCTGGTCGTTCTATCACTCACGCTCGTTCTGAGCGAGTGGAGGGATGTTTCGTGA
- a CDS encoding PEGA domain-containing protein, which produces MKRLLLMGLLLAVIFNPTTQGALASSAYGALTIEGDNLTVEVRGVGVFNTPITLVLPVGNYTVTAEGQVELEAKVFVNASKLVRVEFSTVEPDELVEGNLTILGVKVTYDRWKNYPKYNSPPSLHPRIRGCGGVWSPFYYTDKPLPMTLEDAGDTIAKLTINGTIMPCYLRDSTQDISGKLEYIFYTIVGPFGTSGISLKNTSFIPPLSSVKVTSDVPYVEGYLYNVSSASMVTPFTLILPVIPHDIYNVTAVDYYGGTLRIDHLRKVDTYNLSVGTNHTLLTAVIRLKPEKRYKISYSLKRALELVRVEEKKAELHRVEVRTDPEGASLVISGTVLVRGTSPGTFYLPPGSYTVTAFLNDSGAVGSFSVPGREEINLTLKPLPATLVLNVTPENASVAIDGEQVKNTSVTLSPGEHQVLVSANGYVAENFSVLLTPNKSRTIKVALKRLPVLVVDTEPAGARVSVTNQTCASPCRLTLTPGHYVVTASLEGYENASAGVYLKAGANASVTLTLEKIKQEQTTSSVPAITPTSSTSSDQSSSSASPLDTDKGVELKLLVLALVVGITPILLRRR; this is translated from the coding sequence GTGAAGAGGCTCCTCCTAATGGGGTTGCTGTTGGCTGTCATCTTCAATCCCACAACACAGGGAGCACTGGCCAGCTCCGCTTACGGTGCCCTCACGATAGAAGGGGACAACCTCACGGTTGAAGTTCGCGGCGTTGGAGTTTTTAACACCCCAATAACTCTCGTCCTTCCGGTAGGGAACTACACTGTGACCGCGGAGGGTCAGGTTGAGCTTGAGGCCAAAGTCTTCGTCAACGCTTCAAAACTCGTGAGGGTGGAATTCAGTACAGTTGAGCCTGATGAGTTGGTGGAGGGAAACCTCACGATCCTCGGCGTTAAAGTGACGTACGACCGGTGGAAGAATTACCCAAAGTACAACTCCCCACCAAGCCTCCACCCCCGAATACGCGGGTGCGGAGGGGTATGGAGTCCCTTTTATTACACGGACAAACCCCTGCCGATGACCCTGGAGGACGCTGGGGACACCATTGCAAAGCTCACCATCAACGGCACTATAATGCCCTGTTACCTGCGGGACAGTACCCAGGACATAAGCGGAAAGCTGGAGTACATCTTCTACACGATTGTGGGTCCCTTTGGAACCTCCGGAATATCGCTCAAAAACACAAGCTTCATACCCCCACTCTCATCCGTTAAAGTAACTTCTGATGTGCCCTACGTGGAGGGCTATCTCTACAACGTCAGCTCCGCCTCGATGGTGACCCCCTTCACCCTAATACTGCCCGTGATTCCCCATGATATTTACAACGTCACCGCCGTGGATTACTACGGGGGTACCCTTAGAATAGACCACCTTCGGAAGGTCGACACCTACAACCTGAGCGTCGGGACCAACCACACACTCCTGACGGCGGTTATACGGCTCAAGCCTGAGAAGAGGTACAAAATAAGCTACAGTCTCAAGCGCGCCCTCGAACTGGTTCGCGTGGAGGAGAAGAAAGCGGAACTTCACCGCGTGGAGGTCAGGACTGACCCGGAGGGAGCATCGCTCGTCATCAGCGGCACCGTCCTCGTCAGGGGCACTTCCCCGGGCACCTTCTACCTGCCCCCCGGGAGCTACACTGTAACGGCATTTCTCAACGACAGCGGTGCCGTCGGGAGCTTCAGCGTCCCGGGGAGGGAAGAGATTAACCTCACACTTAAGCCCCTCCCCGCGACTCTCGTCCTCAACGTCACCCCCGAAAATGCCTCCGTGGCCATCGACGGCGAGCAGGTCAAGAACACGAGCGTGACACTTTCACCGGGCGAGCACCAGGTTCTGGTCTCGGCCAATGGCTACGTCGCGGAGAACTTCAGCGTACTCCTCACCCCAAACAAGTCCAGAACTATAAAGGTGGCCCTAAAGCGCCTCCCAGTTCTGGTTGTTGACACAGAGCCGGCTGGGGCAAGGGTTAGCGTCACGAATCAGACCTGCGCCAGTCCCTGCAGGCTAACCCTAACTCCCGGCCACTACGTTGTCACTGCGTCGCTGGAGGGCTACGAGAACGCGAGTGCTGGAGTTTACCTGAAAGCCGGGGCGAACGCCAGCGTAACGCTGACCCTCGAAAAAATCAAACAGGAGCAAACGACGAGCAGTGTGCCTGCGATTACTCCAACATCCTCAACTTCAAGTGATCAATCATCCTCCAGCGCTTCACCGCTGGACACCGACAAGGGAGTGGAGCTCAAGCTCCTCGTTCTCGCCTTAGTCGTTGGGATTACCCCAATCCTGCTCAGGCGGAGGTGA
- a CDS encoding DUF373 family protein, protein MVDIKALILAIDRDDDFGQKAGVEGPVIGRDACIDAALKLSLADPEDSDANVVYAAVKLYDGLRESDEFEDVQVALITGHPKVGVKSDLELARQLELVLERFPADGVITVTDGAEDEQIFPIITSKVPIISSHRVVVKQSEGIETTYYIIYRYLKEILSDPEVAKVVLGIPGMILLLYGIARLIGVWYPESVKIISATITGTILLFIGGYFFTKGFRFNVRETIAKQFVFVISVIAGALIIIGGAINAYFRLEEYSLELIGSYPGTPLLAMLIYINALNPSLIIGVAVMITGKVIQSYLRKDHHIWYYTSTLLMMPALWVTIDLTTRYAMAILTLSDIEVFTKLLFALADVAVAVLVGIYMRGKVRGWERVEAGASA, encoded by the coding sequence GTGGTTGATATTAAAGCACTGATTCTCGCTATAGACCGCGACGACGATTTCGGGCAGAAGGCCGGTGTTGAGGGGCCGGTCATCGGGCGAGACGCCTGCATAGATGCGGCTCTCAAGCTGAGCCTTGCGGACCCCGAGGACAGCGACGCCAACGTGGTCTACGCAGCGGTCAAGCTCTACGACGGGCTGCGCGAAAGCGACGAGTTCGAAGACGTTCAGGTGGCCCTCATAACCGGCCACCCCAAGGTGGGCGTCAAGAGCGACCTGGAGCTGGCCAGACAGCTGGAGCTTGTTCTCGAGAGGTTCCCTGCCGACGGAGTCATAACGGTAACCGACGGGGCAGAGGACGAGCAGATATTCCCGATAATAACCTCAAAGGTTCCCATAATAAGCTCCCACCGCGTCGTGGTCAAACAGAGCGAGGGCATAGAGACGACATACTACATCATCTACCGCTACCTTAAGGAGATACTGAGCGACCCCGAGGTGGCGAAGGTAGTCCTCGGCATTCCCGGAATGATACTCCTGCTGTACGGGATAGCACGCCTCATCGGCGTCTGGTATCCGGAGAGCGTTAAGATAATCTCCGCCACGATAACCGGCACGATACTGCTCTTCATCGGCGGCTACTTCTTCACCAAGGGCTTCAGATTCAACGTCCGTGAGACCATAGCCAAGCAGTTCGTCTTCGTCATCTCGGTCATAGCCGGAGCGCTGATCATCATTGGAGGTGCGATAAACGCATATTTCCGGCTCGAGGAGTACTCCCTGGAGCTGATAGGCAGTTATCCAGGAACGCCGCTCCTCGCGATGCTGATCTACATCAACGCACTCAACCCCTCCCTGATAATAGGGGTAGCTGTCATGATAACCGGTAAGGTGATACAGTCCTACCTGAGGAAGGACCACCACATCTGGTACTACACATCAACGCTGCTCATGATGCCGGCCCTGTGGGTGACGATAGACCTCACCACCCGCTACGCGATGGCCATACTGACGCTCTCCGACATAGAGGTCTTCACGAAGCTCCTGTTTGCACTGGCGGACGTCGCGGTGGCGGTTCTTGTTGGAATCTACATGAGGGGAAAAGTTAGGGGATGGGAGAGAGTTGAGGCTGGAGCAAGCGCTTGA
- a CDS encoding TIGR00296 family protein, whose amino-acid sequence MYMIRDEWGEFLVRLARKAVEEYVRNGRTIRPPEDTPPELWEKMGVFVTLNKRHAPPQMALRGCIGFPLPIYPLVEATIKAAIYAAVDDPRFPPVRESELNDLVVEVSVLTPPEPIEGPPEERPGRIKVGRDGLIIEKGIYSGLLLPQVPIEWGWDEEEFLAQTCWKAGLPPDCWLDEDTKVYRFTAEIFEEERPGGSVRRKPLV is encoded by the coding sequence GTGTACATGATCAGGGATGAGTGGGGGGAGTTCCTCGTCAGGCTCGCGAGAAAAGCCGTTGAGGAGTACGTCAGGAACGGCAGGACGATAAGGCCACCTGAGGACACACCACCTGAACTCTGGGAGAAGATGGGAGTCTTTGTGACGCTGAACAAACGCCATGCCCCGCCTCAGATGGCCCTGAGGGGCTGTATAGGCTTTCCCCTGCCGATTTACCCGCTGGTGGAGGCCACTATAAAGGCGGCAATCTACGCGGCCGTGGACGACCCGCGCTTCCCGCCGGTCAGGGAAAGCGAGCTGAACGATCTTGTAGTTGAGGTCAGCGTTCTGACACCGCCAGAACCCATAGAGGGGCCGCCCGAGGAAAGGCCGGGGAGGATAAAGGTCGGCCGCGATGGACTGATAATCGAGAAGGGCATCTACTCGGGTTTGCTGCTCCCGCAGGTGCCGATAGAGTGGGGCTGGGACGAGGAGGAGTTCTTAGCCCAGACCTGCTGGAAGGCCGGATTACCTCCAGACTGTTGGCTCGATGAGGATACGAAGGTCTACCGCTTTACCGCAGAGATATTTGAGGAAGAACGCCCCGGCGGCTCGGTGAGGAGGAAGCCGCTGGTTTAA
- a CDS encoding deoxyribonuclease IV produces MFKVDRLRFGTAGIPISTPKRSTVDGIVHVRNLGLDAMELEFVRGVNIKPELAKKIKYVARKHDILLTAHAPYYINLNAAEKAKVEASKKRIIQSAERLHDAGGWSIVFHAGYYLKQDPAKVYDRIRDGLRAIERELMDRGVRVWIRPELTGKPTQFGDLKELVKLSEELETVLPTIDFAHAHARNKGKCNSLEEWREMLSFMEDRLGREALDNMHIHISGINYTAKGERNHLNLQESDMNWEDLLRVLKEFRVKGVVISESPNIEGDALLMKKRYEEIRAQ; encoded by the coding sequence ATGTTTAAAGTTGACAGGCTGCGCTTCGGAACGGCCGGAATACCAATCTCAACCCCAAAGCGCTCAACTGTAGATGGGATAGTCCACGTGAGAAACCTCGGCCTCGATGCGATGGAGCTGGAGTTCGTCCGGGGGGTCAACATCAAGCCCGAGCTGGCCAAGAAGATAAAATACGTCGCCAGAAAGCACGATATCCTGCTGACGGCCCATGCCCCATACTACATCAACCTCAATGCAGCGGAGAAAGCCAAGGTCGAGGCCAGCAAAAAGAGAATAATTCAAAGCGCCGAACGGCTTCACGACGCCGGCGGATGGAGCATTGTTTTCCACGCGGGCTACTACCTCAAGCAGGACCCGGCGAAGGTCTACGACAGGATAAGGGACGGGCTGAGGGCGATAGAGCGCGAGCTGATGGACAGGGGCGTCAGGGTCTGGATAAGGCCCGAGCTGACCGGAAAGCCAACCCAGTTCGGGGACCTGAAGGAGCTTGTAAAGCTCAGCGAGGAGCTTGAGACGGTTCTGCCGACAATAGACTTCGCCCACGCTCATGCGAGGAACAAAGGAAAATGCAACTCCCTTGAAGAGTGGCGCGAGATGCTGAGCTTCATGGAGGACCGGCTCGGCAGGGAGGCGCTCGACAACATGCACATCCACATAAGCGGTATAAACTACACGGCAAAGGGCGAAAGAAACCACCTGAACCTGCAGGAGAGCGACATGAACTGGGAGGACCTGCTCAGGGTTCTCAAGGAGTTCCGCGTTAAGGGCGTCGTTATAAGCGAGAGTCCCAACATCGAGGGCGATGCACTCCTGATGAAGAAAAGGTACGAGGAGATAAGGGCTCAGTAA
- a CDS encoding MTH1187 family thiamine-binding protein yields MVIVEFVIVPLGEKSLSRYVAEVVKLLERKGVKYQLTPMATIIEVPTVREAFEIIEEAHELTFKLGAERVSTTVRIDDRRDRERHMEDKVKSVMEKVRGG; encoded by the coding sequence ATGGTCATCGTCGAGTTCGTTATCGTCCCCCTCGGAGAGAAGAGCCTGAGCAGGTACGTAGCGGAAGTGGTAAAGCTTTTAGAGAGGAAGGGGGTTAAGTATCAACTGACGCCGATGGCCACGATCATAGAGGTTCCAACGGTAAGGGAAGCATTCGAGATAATCGAGGAGGCCCACGAGCTGACCTTCAAGCTCGGGGCGGAAAGGGTTTCAACCACCGTCAGGATTGACGACCGGCGCGACAGGGAGAGGCACATGGAGGACAAGGTTAAATCCGTGATGGAGAAGGTGAGGGGTGGTTGA